AGGCCAGCTAAAAATATTGAGAACAGGTGTACTTTCTTTAAAGGGGCGGACAAAACGAGGAATCGATACTAACATAAAAAACAGAGCAACCCAAAAGGAGACGATAATTAGGCGAATCAGTAGCTTTCCAACCCTCATTGAAACACCTCAATCTTCTAAATGTTTTTCAATATCTGGCAGCGAAATAAGAGGAGCCTCTTTGTGATCAATCCCTTCGCACCGCGCTTTTGCTTCTTTCCACGCCTGGGGATTTTCGAGATTTCCTTTCCACCAGGGGAAGGTGCGGCATTGCTGCGGGCGAGATTCATAGATTTTGCAGAATTTTTTATCCTCAAGAAAAATGCAGTCTTCTGTGACAGGATCTTCAATAAGAGAGATGTCAAACCCGAGCTGCCGGGTATACTTTTTATAAAACTCGTCCTCTGTAAGCTCTAAGTGTTTCGTAATATTCCTAACATCTTCTTTTTCGATCCAGACAAAACCTGATCCCGTGCAACACTTCCCACATCCTGTGCATTTAAAACGGAGTCCATTTTGATACCAAGGTTTTGATTCAAATAAGAAGGTCTGTACATTTGTTTCTTTCCAGCCATCTTTCCATTGGTTTACTGTGAGTTTTAGAGAATTTCCTTCTAAGTCCATCTGGTTCCACGATCCATTGCGGTGGCCAGTGCTTCCGCTATTAAGAATAAGAGGAAGCTTATTCGGGCGCAAGTCAGCAATCGTGTGGCGATGGGTATGTCCGTGGAGATACATCTGAATATGAGGGCAGCTTTCAATGATCTGAAGGAGTTGATTTCCTCGAATAAGGCGACGACGAGGTGTGTCATGGTCGAAGAATGGAAAGTGGTTCACCAGGAGAATGTTTTCATCAGTGGGAATCTTCTCGATGAGTTTTTTGAAGTTTTCTTCAACGATAGGAGAAAAATAACCGTTTGATGAAACAAGTGAGGTAGCAAGCGCTGTATCCATTAAAACGAGGTGCCATCCCGGAGCAAGTGCTATAGAGCACACTCCATGTTGACTTAGTGAAAACTCGCTATTCTTTGGCGAGGGGAAGGCGCGGTAAAAGCGTTTGGTTCGATCGGATTTTTTTGTATAATGATCATGGTTTCCAGGAATGACAAATACTTTCATTCCTTCTTTCTCTAAAGCTTCTACAAAATGTTTTGCCATTTTGTATTCCTGGTGGCTTGAGGTGGTGGTTAAATCACCGGAAATGATGACGTGAGTGATTCCCTTCTCTTTGAACTCAGAGACAAGCGAAAAAGGACGCTTGTTGAGGTATTGCTTGGAGCGGTTAAACAGGAGGTTCATGTTCCCTAGCCACTGCTTAGAAAAAAACTGCGCAGGACTCAAAGAAAACTTTGAAAAATGCAAATCTGAGATATGGGCAATCCGAATCATGCCCACCAGTATACCTCTAACTACCTTTTCTTTTTGAGGAATTTTTGCAGCTTTTTTTGGAGGCGTCCTGCGGCATCTAAAGTTTGTTTTTGAACCGTTTCCATCCAGTTTTTTCCTTCACGGTGAATGCTCTCAGGTTCAGTTTCCCAGGTCACATCATCAGGAGATGTCATATGAGATTTCTTTTTTGAGCCGGCCTTTCCACGTGCAGCTTTATTTGTCTTAGAAGAAGTTAAATGTTTCTTTTTTTCCTCTTCGCTTATCTTCTTCTCTTCTGTCTCATATTCCTGCTTTTGTGCTTCACGGATTGCTTTTTTTTGTTCGTGTTTCATGCGGTGAGGGGAGTTTTTCATAGGTGGCTCTCATATTTGATTAAAAAACTTATTATAGTCTCTTAAAAATATTGTTGCAACAATCCAATCAAAGAAAAGACGATGAGAACAAGGGCGGCGTAGCGATGAAATTTTTGGAGGGTCTTTGGAGAAATCATTTTTTTTGAATAGTGGATTGATAGAGAAAAGATCAACCAAAATAAAAAGGAGCCGATGGCCACTCCAACCACTGGTGAAATACCTTCATTAAGATTGGTAGTGTGGACTCGAATTGCAGCAAAGATTGCAGCGAACCCTAAAATTCGAATAGGGATTACAAGAGAGGTCAAGGCTCCTGCTGCAAAAGCTTTTAATGGTCTTCTAGAAAGGGTATCATGTTGGTCAAACTTTTCTCTTTTTCGATAGATCTTGACTGCCATAATAAAGAGGATCGCCGAACCAATGAGGGCAAAACCGGGATGGTTAATATTAGCACTTTTAATCAGTCCCATCATAATCAAAAGAGCGATTGCAGACCAAAGTACTTGCACTGCAACGATTCCAAGGGCTGCTGTGAGTCCAAGCCTGAAATTCTTACCTATAATGTAATGGGCAACAAGAATTATTCCCGAAATCGAGATAAAGGTATAAAAAAAGCCTGTACATGCCCCCTTAAAAAGAAGGAGTAGGTCCTGTTCTAGCATACTCCCTAAGATACCGATGTGATGTTAGAAGTGAAGGGAAAAATGGACCCATGCTACATTTTGGTGGATCCACTTCTTTTGGTGATCCTTGAGGTTTCGGGACATGTAAGAAAGGTTAAGTTGAGTCCTTTGGTGATAAGGAATCTTAAGGCCGGCCTCTAGACGGTTTTCAGAAATCCCCCTAGCTTCGAGCCAAAAGACTTCATTAGCGATGTAAGGAGCAATTTTTCTTCGGGTTACCCGGTGAGGGAAGATGTTCTCTAGTCTATTACGATAGAGCCAGCGGCGTTTACTTCCTAGATATTTATCGTGAATAAGGTATTGGATACGATTACGGTTTCCAATGTACCAACCGCGCCTTGATTGCGCTTGGAAGGTGAGGTCTAAGAATGGGCTGTAAATCTTGCGCCAATGATGATCTACCCGAAGAAAAATATGGCGGTAAGAGGTCTCAATGACTGTATGGGAAGAGCGAATAAAAACAATCCCCCCTTGGTAATGCTTATAGTAGAGCTTACTACCGTCTTGCCCATATCGAAACTCGGTTTCTCCCTTTAAAAAGGTTTTTTTTCCCATCTGGAGGTTGATGGTGTCTGTGTTCCAGACTTGGAAGTCGCCATTTTCATTGAGCCCTCCAAGCAATGCTACAGGAAATATCAAAAGAAGAAGCCATTTCATCAGACAGCCTCATGAAAGGTTTTGACCACCCGGCGGGAAGAGATAAAGGCTTGCCACCTATTTTCTCGAAGCCTAAAGAGTTTTGTATTGGGGATATATGAAGGAGGGGTGACGATTTTTCCAAGAAGAAATCCCGGACGCCACAGTGCCATTTGTTTTGGGCAGCTTGCAACGATGAGGGTGGGAATTCCTAGGTTTGAAGCCAGATGCCCGGTTCCTGATTCATTGCCTATTAAAGAGTAGGACTCATATAGGTAAGAAGCAAGAGAGCTTAGATTAGGAAATTCTGGAATAGCAAAAGGAACCCCTCTCCATTTTTCTTTCTCTTCATGGCTAAGTGAAAAAGCGATTTCAAACCCTTCTTTTTCGAGTTTCTCTGCCACACCCAAAAATTTTTCTCTGCTCCAAGTTCGCTTGGGAGTTGTGCTTGTTGGATGAATCACTACGCGTTTTTGATGTTTCCGATAGGAGAGTTCTTTGGGAACCGTGATCCCATTTTCTAGAATGGGATCACGGTTCCCAAGGATTGAGGCAATGCTCTGCGCAATGTTTGTTACAAGGGGAAGGGCTCGATCAAAAATGCGGTCTTGAGGATAAATTGCGTGGTGTTTTCCCTCTTCATAGCTAGCGTAAAAGATATAGATTTTCTCGCGATATTTATCAATAAGGTTAGAGGAAAAGGGGGTGTTGTCATTTTGCAAAACAATTAGATCGAAAGCTTCAAGGGAGTCAATGGTTGAGCGTTTAGCAAAGTGATGACCGGGAAACCATCCCTCTAATTCCCCTAGAGAATCCTGAAAGGTTGTGACATCATATCCCTCAAGTTTGAGACGGTGGGAAGCGACCATCATCATGAGGCCGTCGCCCATCCCTTTAGAGCAAATGACTGCGGCTTTCATGCGTTAGCTCCATAAAGGCCTTAAGGGTCCTCTTAACAGGAATAAATTTTTGCCAGTAGTTTTCTCGTATTCGGAAGTTGATTCCTTTAAAGTTAGGAAGAGGAAAGGGAATCGTCACAACCTTTCCGAGCGACCAATCAGGACGCCACAGGCGGACTCTTTTGGGGTTTCCTGAAATGGTTAAGGTTTCAATTCCTAAGTTTGAAGCTAAATGCCCAAGCCCTGAATCATTTCCAATTAGAAATCCTGACTCATAAATATAAGCGGCTAATTCTTTTAAATTTGCAAATAGAGGGAGCTTTACCCCAAGCTCTTCCCATTCCACCCGCTCACTAGGGCTAACACAAAAAACAGGAGAGTATCCTTCCATTTCAAGCAGGTTAGCAAGTTCTAGAAATTGCTCTTTTCCCCAGTTCCGCTTAGGGTCATGGCTC
The window above is part of the Candidatus Neptunochlamydia sp. REUL1 genome. Proteins encoded here:
- a CDS encoding DUF2490 domain-containing protein translates to MKWLLLLIFPVALLGGLNENGDFQVWNTDTINLQMGKKTFLKGETEFRYGQDGSKLYYKHYQGGIVFIRSSHTVIETSYRHIFLRVDHHWRKIYSPFLDLTFQAQSRRGWYIGNRNRIQYLIHDKYLGSKRRWLYRNRLENIFPHRVTRRKIAPYIANEVFWLEARGISENRLEAGLKIPYHQRTQLNLSYMSRNLKDHQKKWIHQNVAWVHFSLHF
- a CDS encoding YkgJ family cysteine cluster protein, translated to MIRIAHISDLHFSKFSLSPAQFFSKQWLGNMNLLFNRSKQYLNKRPFSLVSEFKEKGITHVIISGDLTTTSSHQEYKMAKHFVEALEKEGMKVFVIPGNHDHYTKKSDRTKRFYRAFPSPKNSEFSLSQHGVCSIALAPGWHLVLMDTALATSLVSSNGYFSPIVEENFKKLIEKIPTDENILLVNHFPFFDHDTPRRRLIRGNQLLQIIESCPHIQMYLHGHTHRHTIADLRPNKLPLILNSGSTGHRNGSWNQMDLEGNSLKLTVNQWKDGWKETNVQTFLFESKPWYQNGLRFKCTGCGKCCTGSGFVWIEKEDVRNITKHLELTEDEFYKKYTRQLGFDISLIEDPVTEDCIFLEDKKFCKIYESRPQQCRTFPWWKGNLENPQAWKEAKARCEGIDHKEAPLISLPDIEKHLED
- a CDS encoding LysE family transporter — its product is MLEQDLLLLFKGACTGFFYTFISISGIILVAHYIIGKNFRLGLTAALGIVAVQVLWSAIALLIMMGLIKSANINHPGFALIGSAILFIMAVKIYRKREKFDQHDTLSRRPLKAFAAGALTSLVIPIRILGFAAIFAAIRVHTTNLNEGISPVVGVAIGSFLFWLIFSLSIHYSKKMISPKTLQKFHRYAALVLIVFSLIGLLQQYF
- a CDS encoding glycosyltransferase family 9 protein gives rise to the protein MKAAVICSKGMGDGLMMMVASHRLKLEGYDVTTFQDSLGELEGWFPGHHFAKRSTIDSLEAFDLIVLQNDNTPFSSNLIDKYREKIYIFYASYEEGKHHAIYPQDRIFDRALPLVTNIAQSIASILGNRDPILENGITVPKELSYRKHQKRVVIHPTSTTPKRTWSREKFLGVAEKLEKEGFEIAFSLSHEEKEKWRGVPFAIPEFPNLSSLASYLYESYSLIGNESGTGHLASNLGIPTLIVASCPKQMALWRPGFLLGKIVTPPSYIPNTKLFRLRENRWQAFISSRRVVKTFHEAV